One genomic segment of Synechocystis sp. LKSZ1 includes these proteins:
- a CDS encoding lipid-A-disaccharide synthase-related protein has protein sequence MAKLLVLSNGHGEDVIAVKVIEALQSLSPHSLIQALPLVGTGHTYQSKDISLIGPAQTLPSGGFIYMDSWQLWRDLQAGLIPLTLAQWHTIRQWRRSGGQILAVGDLIPLLLAWLSGVDYAFIGTAKSEYYLQDGQGWLPSTKFWECWLGADYYPWEIGLMKSPRCRAVFPRDSLTHQCLQARGVRSYDLGNPMMDGLAVNTDGLAASPGPGLCILLLPGSRSPEAERNWQCLLQALEGIFTLFVGQPIQVLAALAPALDPASFLQALIVHQWQEIKPQIFQRHQAFLHLSQNDYAAYLHQAQVALAMAGTATEQFVGLGKPVVSIVGTGPQFNRQFALRQTRLLGESVTLVEEPPQVALTLAQLLKDTAKLERIAHNGPRRLGPPGAADRIAQTLQQLWSTSPER, from the coding sequence ATGGCTAAACTACTGGTACTAAGCAATGGCCATGGTGAAGATGTCATCGCCGTTAAAGTCATCGAGGCCTTGCAATCCCTGAGTCCCCATAGCTTGATTCAGGCCTTACCGCTGGTAGGAACCGGCCATACTTACCAGTCCAAGGACATTTCCTTAATCGGGCCGGCTCAAACGCTGCCCTCCGGTGGTTTTATCTATATGGATAGTTGGCAACTGTGGCGAGACCTACAGGCTGGTTTAATTCCCTTAACCCTGGCTCAGTGGCACACCATTCGTCAATGGCGACGGTCGGGGGGCCAGATCCTAGCAGTGGGTGATCTGATCCCTTTGTTGTTGGCTTGGCTGAGTGGAGTCGATTACGCTTTTATTGGCACAGCTAAGTCGGAATATTATCTGCAGGATGGACAAGGCTGGTTGCCCAGTACAAAATTCTGGGAGTGTTGGCTGGGCGCCGACTATTATCCCTGGGAAATTGGGTTGATGAAATCCCCCCGCTGTCGGGCCGTTTTTCCTCGGGATAGCCTTACTCATCAGTGCCTTCAAGCTAGAGGGGTGAGGAGCTATGACCTGGGTAATCCGATGATGGATGGCCTAGCGGTAAACACAGATGGGCTAGCTGCATCACCAGGGCCAGGGTTATGTATCTTGCTACTCCCCGGTTCTCGCTCCCCAGAAGCAGAACGCAATTGGCAATGTCTGCTCCAGGCTCTGGAAGGAATTTTCACCCTGTTCGTTGGCCAACCCATCCAGGTTTTGGCTGCTCTGGCACCGGCCCTTGATCCCGCTTCTTTTCTCCAGGCCTTGATTGTCCATCAGTGGCAAGAAATTAAACCCCAAATTTTTCAGCGCCATCAGGCTTTTTTACATTTAAGTCAAAACGATTATGCGGCCTATCTCCACCAGGCCCAAGTTGCCCTCGCCATGGCCGGCACGGCAACGGAACAATTCGTTGGTCTTGGCAAGCCCGTGGTGAGTATTGTGGGGACTGGACCACAATTTAACCGTCAGTTTGCCCTGCGCCAGACTCGACTACTGGGAGAATCCGTCACCCTGGTGGAGGAACCGCCACAGGTTGCCCTGACCCTGGCCCAATTACTGAAAGATACAGCCAAGCTAGAACGCATCGCCCACAATGGCCCTCGACGCTTAGGGCCTCCCGGTGCGGCAGACAGAATTGCCCAAACCCTCCAGCAACTTTGGTCAACGTCCCCTGAACGTTAA
- a CDS encoding site-specific integrase, whose amino-acid sequence MREITPINNNGLLRLRFSVKGQRYSFNPVPGGRYDDPDDFKAAQAVALTIMGDVRTGNFDPTLAKYGGNLKVIQSGLDASQERLKELRAKQSQQDIRELWDKYREFKRPQLAPTTLMIDFGRRMNFLGSLPTTKLAEAVAIRDWIVANKPPHQAKKILTQLSACCDWAVESGMIELNPFAGAVRRIKTVTDDDAEINPFTTQERDRIISAFEANRYYRHYAPLVAFLFFTGCRPSEALGLEWRDVRGGKLTFRRSYAEGTMKAGLKNQKQRTITLSEKAQAVLEGLPRQSEIIFLAPEGGRIDWHNFANRAWRAVLESLPEIEYRNPKQTRHSFITEQILAGQNPSDVAKYCGNRSVTIYRRYLGGNREFRPS is encoded by the coding sequence ATGCGCGAAATCACTCCAATCAATAACAATGGACTACTTAGGCTTCGCTTCTCGGTCAAGGGCCAGCGCTACTCGTTTAACCCGGTTCCCGGCGGCCGCTACGATGACCCCGACGACTTCAAGGCGGCCCAGGCCGTGGCCCTGACCATCATGGGGGATGTAAGGACGGGGAACTTTGACCCGACGTTGGCGAAATATGGGGGGAATTTGAAGGTGATTCAGAGCGGGCTAGATGCCAGCCAGGAGCGGCTCAAGGAACTAAGGGCCAAGCAAAGCCAGCAAGATATCCGAGAGCTTTGGGATAAGTACCGAGAATTTAAGCGCCCCCAGTTGGCCCCGACAACTTTAATGATTGACTTTGGACGGCGGATGAATTTCCTGGGGTCATTGCCGACGACCAAATTAGCGGAGGCCGTGGCCATCAGAGATTGGATCGTGGCCAATAAACCACCGCATCAGGCCAAAAAGATTTTGACCCAGTTGAGCGCGTGCTGTGACTGGGCCGTAGAGTCGGGAATGATTGAGCTAAACCCCTTTGCTGGGGCCGTGCGACGGATTAAGACCGTGACCGATGATGATGCGGAGATAAACCCCTTCACAACGCAGGAACGTGACCGGATCATCAGCGCCTTTGAAGCGAATCGGTATTATCGCCACTACGCGCCCCTGGTGGCGTTCCTGTTTTTCACGGGATGCCGGCCCTCGGAGGCCCTAGGGCTGGAGTGGCGGGATGTTCGCGGGGGGAAGCTCACTTTTAGGCGTTCCTATGCGGAGGGAACAATGAAGGCAGGACTAAAAAACCAGAAGCAACGGACGATCACTCTTAGCGAGAAAGCCCAGGCAGTCCTAGAAGGCTTGCCCAGGCAGTCAGAGATTATTTTCCTGGCCCCGGAAGGGGGCCGCATTGACTGGCACAATTTCGCCAATCGGGCCTGGCGGGCCGTGTTGGAAAGCCTGCCAGAGATTGAATACAGGAATCCGAAGCAGACGAGGCACAGCTTTATCACAGAGCAGATTCTAGCGGGGCAAAACCCTAGCGACGTGGCTAAATACTGCGGGAATCGGTCAGTGACAATCTACCGCCGATACCTGGGGGGAAACCGGGAGTTCAGGCCCAGTTAG
- a CDS encoding glycosyltransferase family 9 protein has product MRILALVPGGIGEQLLFFPTLASLKAQYPHAAIDVIVEPRAKSAYRVCAHVNEVLVFDFKDRNGLADYLNLLGIIRDREYEVALNLSRQWQLNLLLWLNGIPLRVGYQGEGALFLSQAIPLQTDQYAAVTYHDLIQGFGIQSSCPPLTINVPKEDIQWAEAEQKRLGLSESGYVLIHGGASRLARLMGADNLYPVAQWHTVIDDIQRKQPNLSLVLLQGPEDEDWIAAMRRNHPQLRTTQPSDIGKLAAMIAGANLMLCPDSAPLHLSVAVGTYTIALFGPTQAAQLIPPHQERCLGLQSKTNKIADILPAEILAKVWRG; this is encoded by the coding sequence ATGCGCATCCTAGCACTTGTCCCTGGGGGAATTGGCGAGCAACTCCTCTTCTTTCCCACTCTCGCCAGTCTAAAGGCCCAGTACCCTCATGCAGCCATTGATGTCATTGTTGAACCCCGTGCCAAGTCTGCCTATCGAGTCTGTGCCCACGTGAATGAAGTTCTGGTCTTTGATTTCAAGGATCGTAATGGTTTAGCTGATTATCTCAATTTACTCGGCATTATTCGAGACCGCGAGTATGAAGTGGCCCTGAACCTAAGTCGGCAGTGGCAACTCAATCTTTTACTCTGGCTCAATGGCATTCCCTTGCGGGTTGGCTATCAAGGTGAAGGGGCCTTGTTTTTGTCCCAGGCTATTCCTCTCCAAACTGACCAATACGCCGCCGTTACTTACCATGACTTGATTCAGGGGTTTGGCATCCAGTCCTCCTGTCCTCCCCTAACGATTAATGTGCCGAAGGAAGACATCCAGTGGGCTGAGGCGGAACAAAAACGTCTAGGTCTCTCAGAAAGTGGTTATGTTTTAATCCATGGTGGAGCGAGTCGTCTGGCCCGGTTAATGGGGGCCGATAACCTGTATCCCGTGGCCCAATGGCATACGGTCATTGACGATATTCAACGTAAACAACCCAACCTATCCCTCGTCCTGCTACAAGGGCCTGAGGATGAAGACTGGATTGCGGCCATGCGCCGAAATCATCCCCAATTAAGGACGACCCAGCCCAGTGACATCGGTAAATTAGCGGCGATGATAGCCGGGGCCAATTTAATGTTGTGTCCCGATAGTGCGCCCCTCCATCTCTCCGTCGCCGTTGGCACCTATACCATCGCCCTGTTTGGCCCGACCCAAGCGGCTCAACTCATTCCCCCTCATCAAGAACGTTGTCTCGGTCTGCAATCCAAAACCAACAAAATTGCCGACATCCTACCGGCGGAAATCCTGGCTAAGGTCTGGCGCGGTTAA
- a CDS encoding hemolysin XhlA family protein — protein sequence MSTIVETELKDVLAKIDSRLERIETDLTDIKISQARMEEKLDSLDDRVRNLEGNQNKQIWALILAILGALITATIRFSFFPKA from the coding sequence ATGAGCACCATCGTTGAGACAGAGCTAAAGGACGTGCTAGCTAAGATTGATAGCCGCCTAGAGCGTATTGAGACAGACCTGACGGACATCAAAATATCTCAGGCCAGGATGGAAGAGAAACTAGACTCCCTAGATGATCGAGTCCGAAATTTAGAGGGCAATCAGAACAAACAAATTTGGGCCCTAATCCTGGCCATTCTCGGGGCCTTGATTACTGCAACGATTAGGTTTAGCTTCTTCCCCAAAGCCTAG
- a CDS encoding virulence-associated E family protein, which yields MVRGLYFVVNGGGDTDEEVTTCRAFFCEWDDRPLEEQEILWKTKDFLEPTFQVKTRKSIHCYWVLAEPMPSEDWRILQANLLNALDADRTLKNPSRVLRVAGSWHVKANADPVQCELINVSEKKYSQAEIEEALQKAQPPKPEQPKPDTSKPVTNGHILPIPLERCLPHKQRDLITNGARTGGRNVQGFGLAKDLLATEEWLQRNSIPYLDSAENLFLAYCSRCDSTDWTEREWQSIWQHALRDPRIEPPLPPEAIENCRKKWARENGVKYQVETSRPLSQPQAETSRVYGGHKDLKLPELVEFVQNEIADDLEFDELRSELLLEGKRLALGSDCKVWFYRRFKETAPTEDIYNTLINFAKEKSFNPVERYLEGVAEKPERVRIDNLAERYFGRSEPIYNRLVEMWLISAVARALNKGTPDNPGTQVDHTLILQSSQGKYKSTWFKVLGGAWFSDSVKDIESKDSLMIVHSNWIIELSELDRITSKKAAGILKHWLTQKTDSFRRPYAREIEPNLPRPCVFCGTVNPSRFLVDDENRRFWIIPVAEHLAEIDIPMVTRERDGIWAAAYDAYQSGAKWWPNDEEKAAIALINSDFREVDAWQDEIEAFIQGKECISSYQILTELFKIEPGQIKRAEDMRVMKILSNLGWTKDSKRLVPTEFGETKRRNVRLNPLYSKLDGQVGMVGTEYTAQGFYASQPSPDLLENGVKVGTLQNGHRPNVPTVPTTNPDLENSESLAQQGTSQRPDQSRHFSNSTPKNGNGKQNLLLYEDSKEAEKKRAEMVLFERDALEWSAERLRDYCRAEFGAASWEDLTPGQQLDLVYKLRAVYAELPNGGDTMASMN from the coding sequence ATGGTTCGCGGTCTGTATTTCGTTGTCAATGGCGGCGGCGATACAGACGAGGAAGTAACAACTTGCCGCGCCTTTTTTTGCGAGTGGGACGACCGCCCCTTAGAGGAACAGGAAATACTTTGGAAAACCAAAGACTTTTTAGAGCCAACTTTCCAGGTTAAAACCCGTAAATCTATTCACTGCTACTGGGTATTAGCAGAACCAATGCCCTCTGAAGATTGGCGTATTTTGCAGGCCAATTTACTGAACGCCTTGGACGCTGACCGCACTCTTAAAAACCCCAGCAGAGTGCTACGAGTAGCAGGGTCATGGCACGTTAAAGCCAACGCCGACCCGGTACAGTGCGAGTTAATCAATGTCAGTGAAAAGAAATACAGTCAGGCGGAGATTGAAGAGGCCCTACAAAAGGCACAACCACCTAAACCGGAACAACCTAAACCAGATACCAGCAAGCCAGTCACCAATGGCCATATCCTGCCGATTCCCTTAGAGCGCTGTCTTCCCCACAAACAGCGTGATCTGATCACCAATGGGGCCAGAACTGGGGGGCGTAATGTCCAGGGCTTCGGCTTGGCAAAGGATTTGTTAGCTACTGAGGAATGGCTTCAGCGGAACAGCATCCCCTATCTAGATTCCGCTGAGAATTTGTTTTTGGCTTATTGTAGTCGGTGCGACTCGACGGACTGGACAGAGCGAGAATGGCAGTCTATTTGGCAACATGCGCTAAGAGACCCACGCATTGAGCCACCGCTTCCCCCTGAAGCTATTGAAAACTGTCGCAAGAAATGGGCAAGGGAGAACGGGGTTAAGTATCAGGTAGAAACCAGCCGACCATTAAGCCAGCCCCAAGCCGAGACTTCCCGAGTCTATGGCGGTCACAAAGACCTTAAGCTTCCTGAGCTAGTTGAGTTTGTCCAGAACGAAATAGCCGACGATCTGGAATTTGACGAGCTGCGGTCGGAATTGCTCCTAGAAGGGAAACGCCTCGCCCTGGGGTCAGATTGCAAAGTGTGGTTCTATCGTCGGTTCAAGGAGACCGCGCCGACAGAAGACATCTATAACACGCTGATCAACTTTGCCAAGGAGAAATCCTTTAACCCGGTGGAGCGCTACTTAGAGGGCGTAGCCGAAAAACCAGAGCGGGTCAGAATTGACAACTTGGCAGAGCGCTACTTCGGCCGGTCGGAGCCAATCTATAACCGTCTCGTTGAAATGTGGTTAATTTCCGCCGTGGCCAGGGCCTTAAACAAGGGAACGCCCGACAACCCAGGGACGCAAGTAGATCACACGCTGATTCTCCAGTCATCCCAGGGAAAATACAAATCAACATGGTTCAAGGTACTGGGGGGCGCGTGGTTCTCCGATAGCGTCAAGGACATCGAATCCAAGGACAGCCTAATGATCGTCCATAGCAACTGGATTATTGAGCTGTCAGAGTTAGACCGCATCACCTCCAAGAAAGCGGCCGGCATCCTGAAGCACTGGCTGACCCAGAAAACCGATTCTTTCCGCCGGCCCTATGCCAGGGAGATTGAACCTAACTTGCCCAGGCCTTGCGTGTTCTGTGGGACGGTCAACCCCAGCCGGTTTCTGGTTGATGACGAGAACCGTCGTTTCTGGATTATTCCCGTAGCTGAGCATCTCGCAGAAATTGACATTCCCATGGTGACTAGGGAGCGGGATGGTATTTGGGCCGCCGCTTACGATGCCTACCAGTCTGGGGCCAAGTGGTGGCCCAATGATGAAGAAAAGGCCGCCATCGCCTTGATTAATAGCGACTTCCGGGAGGTCGATGCTTGGCAGGATGAAATTGAGGCCTTCATTCAGGGGAAAGAGTGTATTTCCAGCTACCAGATCCTGACAGAGCTATTCAAAATCGAGCCGGGGCAAATCAAGCGGGCCGAGGACATGAGGGTCATGAAAATTTTGTCTAACCTGGGATGGACAAAAGACAGCAAGCGGCTAGTCCCAACAGAATTTGGGGAAACAAAACGCCGCAACGTAAGACTTAACCCTCTCTATAGCAAACTAGATGGACAGGTTGGGATGGTTGGGACAGAGTATACAGCACAAGGGTTTTATGCGTCCCAACCTAGTCCCGACCTCCTAGAAAATGGGGTTAAGGTTGGGACTCTACAGAATGGGCATCGTCCCAACGTCCCGACAGTCCCGACCACAAATCCCGACCTCGAAAACTCTGAAAGTCTTGCCCAGCAAGGAACGTCCCAACGTCCCGACCAATCCCGGCACTTTTCTAATAGCACTCCGAAAAACGGAAACGGCAAGCAAAATTTATTGCTGTATGAAGACAGCAAGGAAGCCGAAAAGAAACGGGCTGAAATGGTACTGTTTGAGCGTGACGCGCTTGAGTGGTCAGCGGAACGCTTGCGGGATTACTGTCGGGCTGAATTTGGCGCGGCAAGCTGGGAGGATTTAACCCCCGGCCAGCAATTGGACTTGGTTTACAAGCTCCGGGCCGTGTACGCAGAATTGCCCAATGGGGGGGATACAATGGCCAGCATGAATTGA
- a CDS encoding hemolysin XhlA family protein: protein MSNIIETDLKDILAKFDQRFDRLEQRLDRIETDLTTIKIDVATIKVEMSTIKEDVRDLKGRTSAQIWALIGIIFTAVVSAVIRFGFFPRA, encoded by the coding sequence ATGAGCAACATCATCGAAACCGACCTTAAGGATATTCTGGCTAAGTTTGACCAGCGCTTTGACCGTCTGGAGCAACGCCTAGACCGCATTGAGACAGACCTGACCACTATCAAAATAGACGTGGCTACCATCAAAGTTGAGATGAGCACCATTAAAGAAGATGTCAGGGATTTAAAAGGGCGTACTTCTGCCCAAATCTGGGCCTTGATCGGCATCATCTTCACCGCCGTCGTCAGTGCCGTCATCCGGTTTGGCTTCTTCCCCAGAGCCTAG
- a CDS encoding phage Gp37/Gp68 family protein: MSSTHTGIEWTDKTWNPTTGCDKVSPGCLHCYAEALTQRFPKNFPNGFTLTLHPERLKEPLRWRTPSRIFVNSMSDLFHKDVPLEFIRQVFSVIDRTPWHIYQILTKRHERLDELKSKLEFPQNVWLGVSVENQNYVERLEYLRRVPVSVRFISCEPLLGALELNLTGIDWVIVGGESGQKHRSMQLKWAEDIRDQCQNAGVAFFFKQVGGRTPKAGGRLLDNEIWDEMPDAWNQHIQKWGTVPLKSARRSGKLELTA, from the coding sequence ATGTCCAGCACACATACTGGTATTGAGTGGACTGATAAGACTTGGAACCCGACAACTGGCTGTGACAAGGTTAGCCCAGGTTGTCTTCATTGTTATGCGGAAGCTCTTACCCAGCGTTTTCCTAAGAACTTTCCTAATGGGTTTACTTTGACGTTGCATCCAGAGAGATTGAAAGAACCATTACGTTGGCGCACTCCTAGTCGCATTTTTGTTAACTCAATGAGCGATCTTTTTCACAAAGATGTTCCCCTGGAATTTATTAGACAAGTTTTTTCTGTCATCGATCGAACACCTTGGCACATATATCAAATTCTCACAAAGCGGCATGAGCGTTTAGATGAGTTGAAATCTAAGTTGGAGTTTCCACAGAATGTGTGGCTTGGTGTATCAGTTGAGAATCAGAACTATGTTGAACGTCTTGAATATCTTCGTAGGGTTCCTGTTTCAGTGCGCTTTATCTCATGCGAACCACTTTTAGGAGCACTAGAGCTAAATTTAACTGGTATTGATTGGGTTATTGTAGGTGGGGAATCTGGTCAAAAACATCGATCAATGCAACTTAAGTGGGCAGAAGACATCCGCGATCAGTGCCAAAATGCAGGAGTGGCATTTTTCTTTAAACAAGTTGGAGGAAGAACACCAAAAGCGGGAGGTAGGTTACTTGATAATGAAATTTGGGATGAGATGCCCGATGCATGGAATCAGCATATTCAAAAATGGGGAACTGTCCCACTTAAATCGGCGAGACGTTCAGGAAAATTAGAACTTACTGCTTAA
- a CDS encoding PIN domain-containing protein, which translates to MPKDKKTPEMDALLFVDTNILLDFYRIRKSDISMKYLERLEACKERLIIGSQIEMEYKKNRQKVIIESLKQFSTPDWGKLSTPALVAELQASKMIDKKRKEITEQSKKVDAKIQKILTNPSQNDPVYQSLQRLFKVSSQYNLNRESKRRFTIRRLARKRFCLGYPPRKSNDNSIGDAINWEWIVQCAIDSNKDIVIVSRDNDYGVIYDDQSYLNDWLKQEFKQRVSERRKILLTHKLSVGLKIVHAAVTEEMEKAEQQLIQRQGVSDDFVQDDGDFIE; encoded by the coding sequence GTGCCTAAAGATAAGAAAACGCCAGAGATGGATGCTTTACTCTTTGTAGATACGAATATTCTTCTCGATTTTTATCGCATCCGAAAATCAGATATAAGCATGAAATATCTTGAGCGGCTAGAGGCGTGCAAAGAGCGTTTAATAATTGGCTCTCAAATTGAGATGGAGTATAAAAAGAATAGACAAAAAGTCATTATTGAGTCGCTGAAACAATTTTCAACTCCTGATTGGGGTAAGCTATCTACACCCGCTTTAGTTGCTGAACTTCAGGCATCAAAAATGATTGACAAAAAGCGCAAGGAGATAACAGAACAATCAAAGAAAGTTGATGCAAAAATCCAGAAAATTCTGACTAACCCATCACAAAATGATCCGGTATATCAATCCCTTCAGAGATTGTTCAAAGTTAGTTCTCAATACAATCTAAATCGTGAATCTAAAAGGCGATTCACAATTCGCCGTTTAGCTCGAAAGAGGTTTTGTTTAGGATATCCCCCTCGGAAATCCAATGATAATTCTATAGGAGATGCTATTAATTGGGAGTGGATTGTTCAATGTGCTATTGATAGTAATAAGGATATTGTGATTGTCAGTAGAGACAATGACTATGGGGTTATTTATGATGATCAGTCATACCTCAACGATTGGTTGAAACAGGAATTTAAACAAAGAGTAAGCGAGCGCCGAAAAATTCTTCTTACACATAAGTTGTCAGTTGGTTTGAAAATCGTTCATGCAGCAGTCACAGAGGAGATGGAGAAAGCAGAGCAACAGCTAATTCAGCGTCAAGGCGTCTCAGATGATTTTGTTCAAGATGATGGAGATTTTATAGAGTGA
- a CDS encoding helix-turn-helix domain-containing protein codes for MNPPSKKREFMVTDHKYPKMERVVRQHLKAEVIKELRKELGLSQAELGSLLGSDQTDISRLERGQKIPDWLMKAVTLNRLLQKAQLSFDDLLLSLPDPEDYSKVKES; via the coding sequence ATGAATCCCCCGTCTAAGAAAAGAGAATTCATGGTCACAGACCATAAATATCCTAAAATGGAAAGAGTCGTCCGTCAACATCTGAAAGCCGAAGTGATTAAAGAATTAAGAAAAGAACTTGGTTTGTCCCAAGCTGAGCTTGGCTCCTTGCTTGGCAGTGATCAGACTGACATCAGTAGGCTGGAGCGTGGGCAGAAAATTCCGGATTGGCTGATGAAGGCGGTCACGTTGAATCGGCTCTTGCAAAAAGCACAGTTGTCTTTTGACGATTTACTTCTGTCTCTCCCAGACCCTGAAGATTATTCAAAAGTGAAGGAATCCTAA
- a CDS encoding three-Cys-motif partner protein TcmP, with amino-acid sequence MTGNSFFDEQKEQSLIKARIVEKYFWAWAKVIISTLKKKPVSEQRIAYIDFFAGPGRYKDGSQSTPIKVLEAAISDPDMPNMLVSIFNDADAENVNSLQQAIDSIRGIETLKYPPQILNHEIGNNIVQTFQERKLVPTLFFVDPWGYKGLSLQLINSVVKDWGCDCIFFFNYNRINMGLSNDAVKEHMNALFGQIRADQVREQLKALSPQERELTVVEAICEALKAMGGQYVLPFRFRHEIGNRTSHHLIFVSKHVKGYEIMKEIMAKESSEQTQGVPSFEYNPATLQQPLLFELTRPLDELEAMLLDTFSGRTMTMKEIYDQHHVGKPYISKNYKTALGNLEAQGRIAVHLPAGKKRRKGTFADDLRVTFPVKQ; translated from the coding sequence ATGACGGGAAACTCCTTTTTCGATGAACAAAAAGAGCAGTCTTTGATCAAAGCCAGGATTGTTGAGAAGTATTTCTGGGCTTGGGCAAAAGTCATTATTTCAACCCTAAAGAAAAAACCTGTTTCAGAGCAAAGAATTGCGTATATTGACTTTTTTGCTGGGCCAGGACGATATAAAGATGGCTCACAATCAACACCAATAAAAGTTCTGGAAGCCGCTATCTCAGATCCAGATATGCCAAATATGTTGGTATCAATTTTTAACGATGCCGATGCTGAAAATGTTAATTCTCTTCAACAAGCTATAGATTCAATTCGAGGCATAGAAACACTAAAGTATCCTCCTCAAATACTCAATCATGAAATTGGAAATAACATAGTTCAAACCTTCCAGGAGCGCAAATTAGTTCCTACCTTATTTTTTGTTGACCCCTGGGGATACAAAGGATTATCACTTCAACTTATTAATTCAGTCGTTAAAGATTGGGGCTGTGATTGTATCTTTTTCTTCAATTACAACCGTATTAATATGGGCTTGAGCAATGATGCTGTTAAAGAGCATATGAACGCACTGTTTGGGCAAATACGAGCAGATCAAGTCCGCGAACAGTTGAAAGCACTTAGCCCACAAGAGCGTGAGTTAACCGTTGTAGAAGCTATTTGCGAAGCCCTAAAAGCAATGGGTGGTCAGTACGTTCTACCATTCCGATTTAGACATGAAATTGGAAATCGCACTAGTCATCACCTCATCTTCGTTAGCAAGCATGTCAAAGGATATGAAATCATGAAAGAAATAATGGCTAAAGAGAGTTCTGAGCAGACGCAGGGTGTGCCGTCTTTTGAGTATAACCCTGCAACTCTTCAACAACCGCTACTCTTCGAGCTTACTCGTCCTCTTGATGAACTGGAGGCTATGTTGCTGGATACGTTTTCAGGTAGAACTATGACAATGAAGGAGATTTATGACCAGCATCATGTTGGAAAACCGTACATTAGCAAAAATTACAAAACTGCTCTTGGTAATCTTGAAGCTCAAGGAAGAATTGCAGTGCATTTACCTGCTGGTAAAAAACGGCGGAAAGGAACGTTCGCAGATGATTTAAGGGTTACGTTTCCAGTTAAGCAGTAA